Sequence from the Enhydrobacter sp. genome:
GCCCAGTTCCCCGGCGCGCACGCGCTCGCCGCCACCGAGCCCGCCACCCTGGTCGAGCTGGCGCTGAGGCGGCATGGCCGCATCGACGCGCTGGTCAACAACGACGCCTTTCCCGCCCTGCGCGCGCCGCTCGGCGAGGCACGGCTCCAGGACTTCCGCGACGCGCTCGAGACGATGGCGGTCGCGCCCTTCCACCTGACCCAGCTCGTGGCACCGTCGATGCGCAAGCGCAGGCACGGGCGCATCGTGTTCGTGTCGTCGGCAGCGCCGTTGCGCGGCATCGCCAACTACGCGCCCTACGTCTCCGCGCGCGCCGCCGCCAACGGCCTCGTCTCGTCGCTCGCCAAGGAACTCGGACGGGACGGCATCACGGTGAATGCCGTCGGCTCGAACTACGTCGAGAACCCCGACTACTTTCCGCCCGCCCTGCTGGCCAACAAGGAAGCGATGGCCAAGATGACGGCCCAGATCCCCCTGGGCAGGCTCGG
This genomic interval carries:
- a CDS encoding SDR family oxidoreductase; protein product: MLLKDRVILITNVEKFAGHGTTQVAIGQGATIVAHDPSFEAPSARRKYEAQFPGAHALAATEPATLVELALRRHGRIDALVNNDAFPALRAPLGEARLQDFRDALETMAVAPFHLTQLVAPSMRKRRHGRIVFVSSAAPLRGIANYAPYVSARAAANGLVSSLAKELGRDGITVNAVGSNYVENPDYFPPALLANKEAMAKMTAQIPLGRLGKSEELGAAICFLCSDGAGFITGHVLPHAGGWA